One window from the genome of Mumia sp. ZJ1417 encodes:
- a CDS encoding AAA family ATPase, translating to MLVGRARESAAIADLLARARRGSSGVLVVLGEAGIGKSTLLDQTRETAADLHVLAAAGAEPERDLPFAGLAQLLRPVLGHLDTLPAVQADALAQALALQPGERGNGPAGPGERFAVSAATLGLVSRAAEDHPLLLLVDDLHHLDRPSVDAILFAARRLLTDSVAVVLAARPGEGVDELVADLDRLDLGGLTHDECRTLVAPRGLSSTQVDRLHVVSGGNPLAALEMARRPDLLARDLGAVPVPRLIEQAFTGRLDALSPPARTALTVAALAGDLDLATVGRACAAAGSDLDRLAEAEEAELVEVEPGRVRFLHPLMRASLVQATAPALRRRLHRTLAEVLPAGDLDRRALHISASTIGADTDAATVLDEATASAARRRAYAVASGWGERAAHASADAGERARRLTLAGEHAWLGGLADRALEIFGEAVAAAPDEQARRRALALRGVVSARCGSLVEARDLLLEASLPISADDPDLAVLLLAEAVYACVYLGDAAAVRTVLTRLDAYQDRTEHPRSRILGDLAAGIGRVIIGEGDAGAERIRRAVSASGTGDLVDDPRWRAWVLLGPMWLRESGEARALVEAVVTDAREQAAAGTLPFLLFHAARDDAATDRWTSAEAAYREAIALARESGQRTDEAISHAGLAWLLARRGREDEMRAEAEEAERQCVRSRLNFGRTWLRFAWGDLAAGLGRYDDAVTSYRDQQSLVRHLGVDDADLSPAPELVDCLLRVGEVGAAHAEAVAFEALADAKGQPWSQARAHRAVALVGIDPEERYEAALAQHAHSPDTYERARTQLAYGAYLRRARRRTEARTVLREALDTFDRLTAAPWAEQASAELAATGERAQRRAVGAEQPLTPQELQVARLLGDGRTTRKAAAALFLSPKTVEYHLRHVYIKLGISSRAELAERLSEDAELRQ from the coding sequence GGCGGGGATCGGCAAGTCGACGCTGCTCGACCAGACGCGTGAGACCGCCGCCGATCTGCACGTCCTCGCGGCCGCTGGCGCCGAGCCGGAGCGCGACCTGCCGTTCGCCGGGCTGGCGCAACTGCTCCGTCCGGTGCTCGGCCACCTCGACACGCTGCCGGCGGTGCAGGCCGACGCGCTCGCGCAGGCGCTCGCCCTCCAGCCCGGGGAGCGGGGCAACGGGCCGGCGGGCCCGGGCGAGAGGTTCGCGGTCTCCGCGGCGACCCTGGGGCTGGTGAGCCGTGCGGCCGAGGACCACCCGCTGCTGCTGCTCGTGGACGACCTGCACCACCTCGACCGGCCGTCGGTCGACGCGATCCTGTTCGCCGCACGCCGCCTCCTCACCGACTCCGTCGCGGTCGTCCTCGCGGCACGGCCCGGCGAAGGGGTCGACGAGCTCGTGGCCGATCTCGACCGGCTCGACCTGGGCGGCCTGACGCACGACGAGTGCCGTACGCTCGTCGCCCCGCGCGGGCTGTCGTCCACGCAGGTCGACCGGCTGCACGTCGTCAGCGGCGGCAACCCGTTGGCGGCGCTCGAGATGGCCCGCCGCCCCGACCTGCTGGCGCGAGACCTCGGTGCGGTGCCGGTGCCGCGGCTCATCGAGCAGGCCTTCACGGGCCGGCTGGACGCTCTGAGCCCTCCCGCACGGACCGCGCTGACCGTCGCCGCGCTCGCGGGTGACCTCGACCTCGCGACCGTCGGGAGAGCATGCGCGGCGGCAGGGAGCGACCTCGACCGCCTCGCCGAGGCCGAGGAGGCCGAGCTGGTCGAGGTGGAGCCCGGCCGGGTCCGGTTTCTCCATCCCCTGATGCGGGCGTCGCTCGTGCAGGCGACCGCCCCTGCGTTGCGGCGTCGCCTCCACCGCACCCTCGCGGAGGTGCTGCCCGCCGGTGATCTCGACCGGCGCGCGCTCCACATCTCCGCGTCGACGATCGGGGCCGACACGGACGCGGCGACGGTGCTCGACGAGGCGACCGCCTCAGCGGCCCGCAGGCGCGCGTACGCGGTCGCCTCGGGCTGGGGCGAGCGTGCGGCGCACGCGAGCGCCGATGCGGGCGAGCGCGCCCGGCGCCTCACGCTGGCGGGGGAGCACGCCTGGCTCGGCGGCCTCGCGGACCGCGCGCTCGAGATCTTCGGTGAGGCGGTCGCCGCGGCGCCGGACGAGCAGGCGCGACGCCGGGCCCTCGCGCTGCGCGGCGTGGTCAGCGCGAGGTGCGGCTCGCTCGTCGAGGCGCGTGACCTCCTGCTCGAGGCGTCGCTCCCGATCTCTGCCGACGACCCCGATCTGGCGGTGCTCCTGCTCGCCGAGGCGGTGTACGCCTGCGTCTACCTGGGCGATGCGGCGGCCGTCCGTACCGTCCTCACGCGGCTCGACGCCTACCAGGACAGGACCGAGCATCCACGCAGCCGGATCCTCGGTGACCTCGCCGCGGGCATCGGCCGCGTGATCATCGGCGAGGGAGACGCAGGAGCCGAGCGGATTCGGCGGGCCGTGTCGGCGTCGGGCACCGGTGACCTCGTCGACGACCCGCGCTGGCGGGCCTGGGTGCTGCTCGGCCCGATGTGGCTGCGCGAGTCGGGCGAGGCGAGGGCGCTGGTGGAGGCGGTCGTGACCGACGCGCGCGAGCAGGCGGCCGCAGGAACGTTGCCCTTCCTGCTGTTCCACGCGGCGCGCGACGACGCGGCGACCGACCGCTGGACCTCGGCGGAGGCGGCGTACCGCGAGGCGATCGCCCTCGCCCGCGAGTCCGGCCAGCGCACCGACGAGGCGATCTCCCACGCGGGCCTCGCCTGGCTGCTCGCCCGTCGCGGTCGTGAGGACGAGATGCGGGCGGAGGCGGAGGAGGCCGAACGCCAGTGCGTGCGCAGCCGGCTCAACTTTGGTCGTACGTGGCTGCGGTTCGCGTGGGGCGACCTCGCCGCGGGCCTCGGCCGGTACGACGACGCCGTCACCTCCTACCGCGACCAGCAGTCCCTCGTACGGCACCTCGGCGTCGACGATGCCGACCTGTCACCGGCGCCCGAGCTCGTGGACTGCCTCCTGCGGGTGGGCGAGGTCGGCGCCGCGCACGCGGAAGCGGTCGCGTTCGAGGCGCTCGCCGACGCCAAGGGCCAGCCCTGGTCGCAGGCCCGCGCACACCGGGCGGTCGCGCTCGTCGGGATCGACCCCGAGGAGCGGTACGAGGCCGCGCTGGCGCAGCATGCCCACAGCCCCGACACGTACGAGCGGGCCCGGACCCAGCTGGCGTACGGGGCTTACCTGCGGCGCGCGCGGCGGCGGACCGAGGCTCGGACGGTCCTGCGCGAGGCGCTCGACACCTTCGACCGCCTCACGGCCGCCCCGTGGGCCGAGCAGGCGTCGGCCGAGCTCGCGGCCACAGGGGAGCGCGCGCAGCGCCGCGCGGTCGGGGCCGAGCAGCCGCTGACGCCCCAGGAGCTGCAAGTGGCCCGGTTGCTGGGCGACGGACGGACGACGAGAAAGGCGGCCGCGGCGCTCTTCCTGAGCCCCAAGACCGTCGAGTACCACCTGCGGCACGTCTACATCAAGCTCGGGATCTCCTCGCGCGCCGAGCTGGCCGAACGGCTCAGTGAGGACGCCGAGCTGCGGCAGTGA
- a CDS encoding O-methyltransferase: protein MWRSAGCPGVREEFVIATAITPQSWLYAEEFVIEDEHLLNARARADEVGVAPIGPGGGAALRLLASVSGAGAVVEVGTGTGVSGLWLLRGMRPDGVLTSVDREAEHQRLARATLTEAGIAPNRFRLISGSALDVLPRLADGGYDLVFVDADKRDYPLFVEEAVRLLRPGGVLAFDNALWHDRVADPARRDEDTVAIRELGKALLDDERFLPALLPVGDGLLVAQRRAS from the coding sequence CTGTGGCGCAGTGCCGGGTGTCCCGGCGTCCGAGAGGAGTTCGTCATCGCCACCGCGATCACACCGCAGAGCTGGCTTTACGCCGAGGAGTTCGTCATCGAGGACGAGCACCTGCTCAACGCTCGCGCGCGTGCGGACGAGGTCGGCGTCGCCCCGATCGGACCGGGCGGAGGCGCCGCTCTGCGGCTGCTCGCCTCCGTCTCCGGCGCCGGAGCCGTCGTCGAGGTCGGGACCGGCACGGGGGTCTCCGGTCTCTGGCTGCTGCGCGGGATGCGCCCTGATGGCGTCCTCACCTCGGTGGACCGCGAGGCCGAGCACCAGCGTCTGGCTCGTGCCACGCTGACCGAGGCAGGCATCGCTCCCAACCGCTTCCGACTCATCTCCGGCTCCGCGCTCGACGTGCTGCCCCGGCTCGCCGATGGCGGCTACGACCTGGTGTTCGTCGACGCCGACAAGCGCGACTACCCGCTCTTCGTCGAGGAGGCGGTACGCCTGCTGCGCCCCGGTGGCGTGCTGGCGTTCGACAACGCGCTCTGGCACGACCGCGTCGCCGATCCGGCGCGTCGCGACGAGGACACGGTGGCCATCCGCGAGCTCGGCAAGGCGCTGCTCGACGACGAGCGGTTCCTCCCGGCGCTGCTGCCGGTGGGCGACGGTCTGCTCGTCGCCCAGCGACGCGCGAGCTGA
- the sigE gene encoding RNA polymerase sigma factor SigE → MGTTTQPADTQPSNDGGVGTWEEIVEQHSARVFRLAYRLTGNQHDAEDLTQEVFIRVFRSLESFKPGSFEGWIHRITTNLFLDRVRRKSKFRFDRFAEGAEERLTAADPSPERVWNDATLDADVEGALAALPDEFRVAVVLCDIEGLSYEEIADVLGVKLGTVRSRIHRGRKQLRVSLEHRAPSGSRTRFAGPLDPVVAPR, encoded by the coding sequence ATGGGCACGACCACGCAGCCCGCCGACACCCAGCCCTCGAACGACGGGGGCGTCGGCACCTGGGAAGAGATCGTGGAGCAGCACTCCGCGCGTGTCTTCCGGCTCGCCTACCGCCTCACCGGCAACCAGCACGACGCCGAGGACCTCACCCAAGAGGTCTTCATCCGTGTGTTCCGCTCCCTCGAGTCGTTCAAGCCCGGCTCCTTCGAGGGTTGGATCCACCGCATCACGACGAACCTGTTCCTCGACCGCGTCCGCCGGAAGTCGAAGTTCCGCTTCGACCGCTTCGCCGAGGGCGCCGAGGAGCGCCTGACAGCTGCCGACCCCTCGCCCGAGCGGGTCTGGAACGACGCGACGCTCGACGCCGACGTGGAGGGCGCCCTGGCGGCGCTGCCCGACGAGTTCCGCGTCGCCGTTGTCCTCTGCGACATCGAAGGACTGTCGTACGAGGAGATCGCCGACGTCCTCGGGGTCAAGCTCGGGACCGTCCGCTCCCGCATCCACCGCGGGCGCAAGCAGTTGCGCGTCTCCCTCGAGCACCGCGCGCCGTCCGGCTCCCGGACCCGGTTCGCCGGCCCTCTTGACCCGGTGGTGGCGCCGCGCTGA